The nucleotide window CTGCAGCACCGACCTCTTCGTGGAGCTCGCCGACCACCTGGTGGACCGTCTGCCTGGCCCACGCGCGCCCGCCAGCCCGGCAGCCATTCGTACCCTGATCCAGTGTTTGGGCAGCGTGGGCCGCCAGGCCGGCCATCGCCTGGGTGAGGGGCCGGGGCTAAAGTTCTGAGTGGGGCCTGGTGGGTGGGGACCGAACCCTAGCAGGAGCACAAACTAGTTTTCCTTTTCCGGGTCTTATGCCACTGTGGCCTTCTGGAGGTGACTTCTGTGGAGGCTTAGAGACAGTCCTCCAAGTCATGATATCAAACCCTTATATAGAATGTGTTTGAGCCTTCTCTGAAGGCTCACCTTAACATGTGAGCCAGGTTTGGAGTCTTTTAAGCTTCCATTGAGGATAATAGGTCTACAGTTAGCCACACTGTTTAACGTGTACGCCAGCACACACTGTGAGCCCACATCACAGTCAAAACACTCAGCATTCCCACCATCCCCCGTTtccacccctgcctctgccttacctCAGGCTTCATCAGGTCCGATGTTAGCCACAAACACTTAGGCAGGTGTTGCAGGTTAGAACAAGACAGCGTGAGTAGAGCTAGCGCCAGTCAGCCCCTCCTACCTCGTGCCTCTCACCAGCAGGGCCGCAGCAGCAGCTGCTCCTTGGCTGCCCTCAGGAGCATTGATCTGGGAAATAGGCTGCGTAGGCTTAGACTAGGGCTCATGTTTGGTTGGGCTGACACTGAGGTTCCAAGGGCCTCAAAAAGTCTATAAAGGAGTTtgtagggagctggggagatggctcggtggttaagtaTGTTTGTGCTCggtcatgaggaccagagttcaggttCCAACACTGGCATCAGGCTGCCAataatgcctgtaattccagctccaacaGATCTGATGCTCGTATTTGGCCTCTGAAGGcaacatatgtgtgcacacatataaatTTGGAAGGGACGTTTAGGGATCTCCAGCTTAGCATGTTCCTTCTTGCACTGTGGGAAGGTTATGGCTGGAAGAGGGCTAGTGTAGCCTCTAAGCAGTGGTTTTTAACATGTGGTTCGAGACCATTGGAAAACgcaggtatttacattacgattcataacagtagcaaaattacagttatgaagtagcaacaaaatagttttatggctggaggtcaccacaacctgaggaactgactgtattaaagggtcgcagcgttaggaaggttgagagccactgctctaaaGCCTGGGGACCAGGCAGAGCTCCCTCTTGTCCTCCTGTCTGCAGCTCACACTCTAGAGTAGGGATAAGGCACAGCCCTGACAGTGACCCAAGTGCACATCCTACTTATTGTGTGCCTGATCTGGGCAGGGACTGGAGCTAAGCTCTGCCTGAGTCATTGTCTGTTGGTCCCCACGCCGTGATGATCAGTAGACTCAGGAAGTCTTGCGAGCAGCCCGCAGCCCCATGGCACACAGGTAGCAACCAAGCTAGACCCCAATCAGCTTGCGTCCGAAGCCTCTAAGTTAAATCTGCCCTGCAAGGGCGGATTGGGCTGAGGCTGTGGGCTAGTAACTGGGGGAAGGTGTGGCTACGTCACTGACCCTTTGGCTCTGCAGGGGCCCACCTGGCTCGCCTGGTACCCTTGGTGGAGGAGTTCTGCAACCTGGATGACGATGAGCTGAGAGAGTCCTGCCTGCAGGCCTTTGAGGCCTTCCTAAGGAAGTAAGGGCGGCTGCTGCACTAGAAGCCAGGCAGGGGAGCTCCGTGGGGATTTGGTAGGGATGCGGGGACAGGATGCCAGCCTCAAAACAGTCAGTCCCGGCACCTCTCTttgccccccccccttgctcTTCCGTGCTGGGTTCCAGTGAGGCGTCCCCTCCTTGTCCCTCAGGTGCCCCAAGGAGATGGACCCTCATGTACCCAATGTGACCAATCTCTGCCTCCGGTACATGAAGCACGACCCCAACTACAATCATGACAGTGATGAGGACGAAGAGCAGATGGAGACCGAGGACAGTGAATTCAGTGAGCAAGGTAGGTGGACAGCCTATTGTGAGGGAGAGCAGGGCCCAGCAGCCAAAGCAGGGGCCACACCAGGCCTGCCGGGCTGGATGCTGCTCCTCTCCAGCTGTGAGGTGTTTAAGTGTTCAAGTGCCTTGAACACAGTTAAACAGCCGGGGTCAGAATACTTGGGAAAGACATTTGTCTGTGCTCAGCGTGTAGACAGATGGCTGGCACTAGGGTGTTGATAGTTTACCAGGTGTTACAAGTATTTAGGGGTGACTTAAAGCTGGGAGTGGGGTGTGTAGGGTATGTGTGACTACCCTCAGATGCTGGTATccaggctcccacaggtccccagGGACAACTCTAATCATCACTTCCTGAGCGTGGTGTTCCAAGCTCTTACCTCATATTCCTCATAGTGACCCTAAAAACCTAACGGTGATCATCCTCATATTTCAGACAAGGAAACACCAAGTGACCTAGCCAGGACATGGGCCAGCTCTGACAGACTCTGCAAGCTACCATTTTTATAAATGGTTTTTGGGATGATGCTTTTAGCCCAGCGCCAAAGCTAGAGGTAGAATGGTGAGCACTTGGAGGGGCAAAGTCCAGGTGGGGGCTCAGTAGCCTCTTCCCTCTGGGCCTGAGGTCCTGTCCATCACTTGGATTTCCTAAAGGCAGTGTAAAGATGGAGACTAGGGACTTAGGACCTCGTGGGGCCTTGAAAAAAATCAGACAGGCATACTGGAGCCTTGAATGCTAAGCCAGGAGGagttggggcattttcttgctgGTAGCAGAGGGCTAGGGATATTTTTTGAGGGGTGGCACATGGTCCATTAAAGGAGCTGTCTGCTGAGCTGACCAGTGGACACGCCCTTGGTAGGTCCTCCAGATTTCTTTGCTGTGTGAGCCTTAGTGGTCAACAGAGTGGCATGGTAGGAACACATGGTCTCAGATCTAGGATAAAGAGGTGCTCCTTGTCACCTCTAATCCTTCCGTTCTCCACTAGTGACATGGATAggatctgtcttagttagggtttttattgatgtgaagagacaccatggacatggcaactctttttttttttttttttccttttggtttttcgagacagggtttctccgtgtagtttttggagcctatcctggaactcgctctgtagaccgggctggccttgaactcacagagatccacttgcctctgcctcccaagtgctgggattaaaggcatgtgccaccgccacccagcatcacggcaacccttataaagaaaacatttaattggggtgactcacagtttgagagattcagtccattgtcatcatgatggggagcagcTGAGAGTAATACATCTTGCaggaacaggaagtcaactgactgtcacattgGGGAAAGctagagaaaaagagacctcaaagcccacccccagtgacacgcttcctccagcaaggccacatctccaaatagtgtcactctctttgggggccattttctttcaaaccaccacaggattgAATCTCTGCTTTGCAGTTTCCTAACTATGTTTCCTGAGGAGATCTCTCaccttctctgagccttggtctTGACAGCTGTAAAATGGGGCCATTAGCTCCTTTGTCCTGGTTGAGTTGTGATCTGCTGACTCTCAGGCCTATGGAGTAGAGGCCGCACATACCCATTCTTTGGTGTTTGAACACCTTTGAGATCAAGGCCTTTGATTGACCAGGACTAGGTTAGCACCAAGACCACAGGGAGGCCACCTTACTCTTCGGAAATGGCCAGACCTGAGCCTCAGAAAGAAAGCTGTGTCTCCACTGCAGACTTGAGTCCATGTCAGTCTTTCTTTGGAAGAGGACGGTGTCTCACTaagtattccaggctggccttgaactcatgatcctcccaccccacctctcaagtgctgggattacaggcctgagttAGCATGCCGGCACCTTCCTTCCTTGATGTTGATGTAGTCGGACAAGGAGCTGGAGGCGGGAAGGGCTGTGGCTGAAGTGTAGATATTTGTACAGTGGGTCAAGCCACTTCTTGTCTCTCGGTCCCAGTTCTGTTCTCTGCGATGGGGAATGATCCTTGCCCCACAGGAGAGATTGGATCGAAGGGCGTGATGCCATCTGAGCACACCCCAGGTGTTCACTGGGTGGGGCATTCCCAGTGGGCTGTGAATACTGCCCTTCAGAGGGTAAAGCCCAGGGTAGGAGCTCCCCTGTCCTCTTCCCAGAGAGCGAGGACGAGTACAGTGATGATGACGACATGAGCTGGAAGGTGCGCCGGGCAGCAGCCAAGTGCATGGCCGCCCTGATCAGCTCTCGTCCGGACCTCTTACCCGACTTCCACTGCACTCTGGCACCAGCGCTCATCCGCCGCTTCAAGGAGCGGGAGGAGAACGTCAAGGCAGACATCTTCGGGGCTTATATCAAGTTGCTGCGACATACACGGCCCCCTAAGGGATGGCTGGAGGCCGTGGAGGAGCCCACCCAGACCGGCAGCAACCTCAATATGCTGCGGGCACAGGTGGGCCGAGTCCTTACCtgctctccctccttccatccctcctccccaccccatctcttcACTGGCTGAGGGATGTGGCATGAGTCCCTCTCTGTGCACAGCCTGGGCGTTCAGATGGAGTCCTGCCTCATCCTTGTTCTGTGTGGTGCAGGCCTGGGACACATGGGCAGCCACACACGTAGGCTTCCAGGAGCGAGAAGGGTTTTGTTTCATTCCAAGAGTAAGCAGCTACAGGAAGGGGGTGGTAGAGTTTGCTTCACTTTAAAAAAGTTCTTCTGGCTGCTGGGTGGGGAATGGATTGTGACCAGACAAGAGTCATGGCTGGGGATCAACAGGAGGACATTGCAGCTGTGTCCAAGGGACAAGAGATGGTGCCTTCGGCTCAGTGGAAGCAGAGAGATTGAATGGTCACGCAGGCCTGAGAAGTGGGTTTTAGATTAAACCATTGGATCTTGCTGCTGATGGGTTGCTTGTGTCTGGGATAGGCAGGGAGCAGTTGATTTCTTGGCCTCCTGGAATAGGGGACACTGAGGAGGAGGGGACATCTGCATCTCTGTACATTTATGGTTGAGGTCCTCATTAGCTTTCAGTAGTGAATTTTCTGTTAGTATAATAAAATGCAGAGGCTGGGTCCCTACTAAGAAGAGCCTTATCGAACTCAGGTTTGAAACAGTCTAAAAAGCATGGTCCCTGCCATGATGTGGATTGCTCTAGCTGTGTGACATCTTTGTAGATAGCATGAATATACAAAAGGAAGACATCCCATGATAAAACAGGAAGCCAGAAGGATGAGACGGAGCCCTTATTTTATAGTCAGTGTGTCCAGTAGAACTAGACTTCCTGATATTGCCACCTTTTAAAGGTCCCGCCTCTTCCTAGTGCCCCCACCATACTGGGGACCAAGCTTCCAACCTGTGAGTGCTTATGGCCACAAACTTTATCCAGACTGTAGCAGATGCCTAGGTTGAGCCATAGGTAGTCAGAAAATGTGCAAGCTGGATCAGAGATACAGATCAGGGTGGCACTGGTGCCACTGGTTCAGGAATATATGGGGAGTGTATCTAGGTAAAGAAGAGAAGGGGCCATATACTGAAGACAGCTAGGCCTCTGCTTCCCCTTCATGGAGACAGAGGTGACGGCCAGGCTGCTGGGTCACCTTGAGCCAGTTCCTTGTCTGCATTCATGGGACAGGCAACCATCACGCTGTCTGCAGAGTCTGAATCCGGTGACTAGTAGAGGCTGGTGGACACATGAGGTGTCCTATCTGTGTTGGGCTCCTCCTGGGGAGACCTCCTGGCTGGTTCCTGAGCTCCCCACCTGCCCACAGGTACCCCTAGTGGTAAAGGCCCTGCAGCGGCAACTTAAGGATCGGAATGTTCGGACCCGCCAGGGCTGCTTCTACCTCCTCACTGAGCTGGCAGGCGTCCTCCCTGGCAGCCTGGCAGAGCACATGCCAGTGCTGGTATCAGGTAGGCTGGGTTTCTCCTCTTGGGCCTCTTCCAGAATACAGACCCTACCCTATATTGAGCCCTCAATCCCTGAGAGCCCAGGCATTATTTCTGGGCAGGGCCCTGTGTGATGATGGCCTACAGAGGTTCCCCTCTGACCACAGGGAGAACAAGGCTGCTTCCAAGCCTACTTTGTGACTCCAAGTGAGTTCTGGCCTTGTTTCTCTCAGCTCTGGTGGCCTCTGGAAACTTCTGTCTGGGAGCTTCGGGTGCTTTGGTTCAGTGCAGATGCCTTCCTTGGTCACTACATCCCCAGACTGAGCCAGGCTGAAGGGCCCCTAACCTTGGTTCCCACCCACAGGCATTGTCTTTTCACTGGCTGACCACTCCAGCTCCTCCACCATTCGGATGGATGCCCTGGCCTTCCTACAGGGGCTTCTGGGTACGGAGCCAGCTGAGGCCTTCCACCCACACCTGCCCACCCTCCTACCACCTGTGATGTCCTGTGTGGCTGACCCTTTCTACAAGGTGGCAGCTGAGGCCTTACTGGTGCTCCAGGAGTTGGTGCGGACCCTGTGGCCACTGGATAGCCCTCGGCTGCTGGACCCTGAGCCATACGTTGGAGAGATGTCCACAGCTACCCTGGCACGACTCCGTGCTACTGACCTAGACCAGGAGGTGAAGGAACGGGCCATCTCTTGTGTGGGCCACCTTGTGGGTCACCTTGGTGACCGGCTTGGGGATGACCTAGAGCCCACGCTTATGCTTCTCTTGGACCGGCTACGGAATGAGATCACCCGGTTGCCTGCTGTCAAGGCGCTGACCCTGGTGGCCGTGTCCCCATTGCGACTTGACCTGCAGCCCATCCTGGCCGAGGCACTGCCTATCCTGGCTTCATTTCTGCGCAAAAATCAGCGGGCACTGCGTCTGGCCACACTGGCTGCCCTGGATGCTCTGGCTCAGAGTCAAGGCCTCGGCCTGCCTCCGCCTGCGGTGCGGGCTGTGCTGGCTGAGCTGCCGGCTCTGGTCAGCGAGAACGACATGCACGTGGCCCAGCTGGCGGTCGACTTCCTTGCCACTGTGACCCAGGCCCAGCCCACCTCTCTGGTGGAAGTCAGCGGACCTGTTCTGGAGGAGCTGCTGCGGTTGCTGCACTCGCCCTTGCTGCCTGCTGGGGTGCTGGCAGCCACTGAAGGCTTCCTCCAGGCGCTGGTGGGAACCCGCCCTCCATGTGTGGAGTATTCTGAGCTCATTAGCCTGCTCACTGCACCTGTTTATAACCAGGCTGAGGATGGAGGACCCGGCCTGCACAAACAGGTGTTCCACTCACTGGCCCGGTGTGTGGCTGCCCTCTCAGCTGCCTGTCCCCAGGAGGCGGCAGGCACTGCCAGCCGCCTGGTCTGTGATGCCAGGTCGCCCCACTCAAGCACTGGGGTCAAAGTCTTGGCATTCCTGTCACTGGCTGAGGTGGGCCAGGTGGCGGGGCCAGGCCCCCAGAGAGAGCTGAAGACCGTGCTTCTGGAAGCCTTGGGATCTCCCAGTGAGGACGTGAGGGCTGCAGCCGCATATGCCCTGggccgtgtgggtgctggcaacctgCCTGACTTCCTGCCCTTCCTGCTGGCACAGATTGAGGCCGAGCCCCGGCGACAGTACCTGCTGCTGCATTCACTCAGGGAGGCCCTGGGGGCCgcccagcctgacaacctgaagcCCTATGTTGAGGATGTCTGGGCACTGCTCTTTCAGCGCTGTGAGAACCCTGAGGAAGGCACTCGGTGTGTGGTGGCTGAGTGCAtcgggaagctagtgtttgtgaacccccccttcctcctgcctcgATTCCGGAAACAGCTTGCTGCAGGTAAGGGCACAGTGGCCCAAGCTGGCCCAGCACAAGGTGGACACTTGGTCCCCAAGCATCTACATAACTCATGCAAATCACTGGAGGTGAGAGTCACATGTATGTTAATCAAGGAAGATAAGCAAGATAGAAACATGCTTCCCAAATGTACAGGCTTCCTCCTGCATGGTCTCTGGGATAGAGGGAcaaggtcttttgttttgttttgttttgttttgttttgttttgttttgttttgttttgtttttcttcaagatttattttatgtgtatgggtgttttgtctgcatatatatatgtatgcgaatatacatgcagtgccctcagaggccaaaaaaggccatcagatgccctggaactgggctTATAGagagctgtgaactgccatgtgggtgcttggaaacaaaccccaggtcctctgtaagaggggccagtgcttttaactgctgagccatctccagcccaagGTTTTTTGATAGGCCCCTACCTCAAACAGACCTCTCACCCAAGGGGTCTGCATCATAGATTCAACTCACCTGGATcaaaaatatcccaagaaaatATTGTGTCTGTACTGAATGTGTGCAaaattttcttggttttatttctttttttttttcttttttttttttttttttttcggtttttcgagacagggtttctctgtgtagttttgtgcctttcctggaactcacttggtagcccaggctggcctcgaactcacagagatccgcctggctctgcctcccgagtgctgggattaaaggcgtgcgccaccaccgcccggcttatttctttttttttttttttttttttttttttttttttttttttttttttttggtttttttggagacagggtttctctgtgtagctttgcgcctgtcctggatctcgctctgtagaccaggctggcctcgaactcacaaagatccgcctgcctctgcctcccaagtgctgggattaaaggcgtgcgccaccaccgcccggcctcttttttttttttaaaatgacattggagtgtgtgtgcatgcacgcacattgCCATGGCGTGCGtatagaggtcacaggacaacttatgggagttcTCTCCTGTCATGTGgatcccaaggattgaactcaggtcatcaggcttagtaaCAGTGCCTTTATAGCAAGAGCCATCTTGAAAGCCCCTTTTTCCTAGACAGTGTAGATTAACTACTGTTGACATGTTTAATGTCAACATTGAAGGATGTGGGAGGGTGTGCCTAGGTTCTGTGTAGACACCATGCTGTTTTGTGGAAGCGGCTTGGGGTCCTGGGCTTAGTCTCCAGAGAGATCCTGGATCCTGTCCTCTGAAGATACTGAGGGGTAAAGTACAATTTAAAGTTTCATGATGGCATTAGGCATATGGGATCATAAATCTATAACTCTATAACTAGGAATATGtcctagctacttgggaggctgaggcagaattaTGACTTCAAGACCTACCTGCTTACGGAAGTTGAAGGCCTTCCTGTGCAATTTAGTGAGACTTGGACTCCAAAGAAAGGAGGGGCTGGGGCCGTCCGTAGCTGTCACTTGGTGGTGGGGTGTTTGCCGGtgatgcatgaggccctgggttccattcctggCGACTCACACAAAAGTGAAATAGAGTGGAATGGTAGTGTACACCttgatcctggcactcaggaggcagagacgggaggaTCTCTGAAatataggccagcctggtctacatattgagttcagggctacatagagagaccctatctttaaaaacatcATCGTCATCAAAATGAAACCATTGATGTCATTTCCATAATCCCTTCTGTGGACATGAGCTGTAGTAGTTACTttcctcactgctgtgacaaaatagtAATGGACCTGACTTTAGAGAGGGTCCCAGTTAGGGGGGCAGTCAGCCATGGCGTGAGAGTCATGGCCTCAGGAGCTTGCAGCGTGGCTAGTTCACATCTTGATGGATCAGGAGAACAGTTAGGCTGGTTTCAAAGTCAAACGTAGCCGTCCAGGCTTACCATCAGCAGCCTACTTCTGCCAGCTAGGCCCCAGTCCCAGAGATCACACCAGTttgcagctggggaccaagctggAGGTATGTGAGCCGTGCCCTGACATTACCCTCCATCCGTAGGGATCTGTGTGAGCCcttcatttctccagctcctttaAAGTCAGCAACAAAGTGAAATAAAGTGAGTCCTTGGTGACATCATGCTTAGGGGACTTGAGTGCTGTGGGAATCCCACTGGCCTCCGCCCTGACAAaaactcctctggcttctgctgtgtGGCCTTAAATGTGAGCTTGGCCTCTCTGAGTCCTTCTTTCCTGTGTGAGGCACAGACCAATAGTCCTTCTTCATAattctgtttggttttgagacagggactgactttgtagcccaggctgactcctGAAGGTACTCCTGGGTCTTTTGTATAACAGGTCAGCACTACCACGTCAGCTTCATTATTTTGATTAATATTTCATTATTATGTGAGTTTGAATGGAGAGGCTATCAGGAAGATGCAGTGTGGTCTCAGCTGGAGGCACGACTTGCCCAGGTCCTAGTGCTGTGTTAGCACCTGCAGGGTGGTGTCAAGACCCACCCACCCTCTCTAGCCGCAGAAGAACTGGGCAGATGGAGGGCTCCACAGGACGGAATCCAtggacttcctggaggaggttGTTTCTCAAGTAGGGAGAGGGGCTACTATGTTTGGCTCCTGCAGGCCTGCAGGTTGACTGACCCCTGCCCACACTGTCGCCTCTCCTCTTGCAGGTAAGCCATACACCCGGAGCACGGTCATCACTGCAGTCAAGTTCCTCATCTCAGACCAGCCACACCCCATCGACCCCCTCCTGAAGAGCTACATTGGTATGTGTCCCTGGTCCCTGTCTTGGCTGAAGCTGGTACCCTTCGCCCTGGGTCTGGAGTTTGGTAGGATGTCTTACAAATGAGCCAAGGGTGGCAGAGACTCCAGAGCAACTCTGTGATAGGCAGCAGGGCAGACTCTTGAGTGAGGATCTGCCTTCAGACCCTTTTGTCACCACCAAGGCTCTGGCAGGCCTAGCATGCCCCTTCTTACAGATGAGCCTTGCTTCCCCTCTGTCAAACGGGTATGAGAAGTTCTGGAAAAGGTTTTCGTGGAAACGCACAGGCTCTGAGGATGAAAAATAAGTCTGAGCTGGTGAGCCCACGTGAACAAGTCTGAGGGTGCCTGTGCGGGAGGAACCTTGGTGGGGTACGCCAGGCCCTCCCTCGGAACCTCCTGCAGGACCAGGCTTCTTGCCTTCAGAGCCCAGCACCTGCATCTTCTCAGGGGCCACAGCAGACCCTCAGCCCTCCTCACCCAGTAGGCAGCCCCATGGAATGTAGAGGGAGCCTTGGCTGTGAAGACGGACTTGTGTGGGCAGGCCATTTCCATCTCAGCTATCAAATAGGGTGCTGACCCACATGCCAGGGCGCTGGGCAGACCAGAGGGCCAGTGGTATGACCACTTTTGAGTAGAGACTGTATCCTTGTCTCAGTCACCTCATGGCCTGACCTGGATGGCCGCACCAGATTTCCAGCCTTGATGAGCTGCTGTGGCTGCGTGGCCAGGGGCCCACCAGTGGTGTctctgttgggttttttgttttttgtttgtttgtttgttttgtttttttgttttttcaagacagagtttctctgtgtagcttttggagcctgtcttggaactcgatctgtagaacTCAGAGATGAAAGGTgtatgctaagattaaaggcatgtgccgccactgctgcctggctttcAGTTTTGCCTTATTgtggtttggggtgtgtgtgtgtgtgtgtgtgtgtgtgtgtgtgtgtgtgtttaatattgatttgttttatgtgtattagtgtttcaCTTGtacatgtctatgcaccatgtgtgtgcctggtgcctgtagagatcagaagagagcattggatcccctggaactgaagttatggatgattgtgagctacatggatgccaggaaccaaactcaggctggTTTGTTTTACAGACTGAATCTGTATAGCCCatgctggactcaaactcattatataatagctgaggatgaccttgaactcctgatcctgccttTATCTCCCAAGTGCCCATCACGGGCACGCCCACTACCTTTAGTGCCGGGATCACAGGGCACGCCCACTACCTTTAGTGCCGGGATCACGGGCGCGCCCACTACCTTTAGTGCCGGGATCACAGGGCACGCCCACTACCTTTAGTGCCGGGATCACAGGGCACGCCCACTACCTTTAGTGCCGGGATCACGGGCGCGCCCACTACCTTTAGTGCCGGGATCACGGGCGCGCCCACTACCTTTAGCATGTTTGATCCTCAGTTTTTGAGCTCCTGGAGTTGGATACCATGTGATGCCCTTGGATAAAAAACACATCAGTTAATTTTCATAGCTCCAGCATAATAAAGGACATtggtttcattttataaatgaggaaactgagtcccaaGAAAGGGTTCAGACTTATCAGATTCCTAGGCTGTATTCTCACAGAAGCAGGACCTGAGGAGCTAGCATAGCATCATGGGAAGGGCCCCAGGTCCCAGTGTTGTTGAGTCCTGCTCTGCTGGAAGACAGCAGTTCCTTCCAGTGGGGTATATCAGGGGTCACATGACAGCAGCATGCCCAGTGGCTGGTGAGTTTCACTCGGGTCACGTGGCCGCAGTGGAGCCTGTCAGGTTTCTGTACTCTTATTTTTCTGgatgaggatgcagctcagtagtAGCACATGTGctcagcatgtgcaaaggccctgggttccatcctcagcactagCCCAAATAAATAAAACGTGGTCCAAATTCCCCAGTTAAACCT belongs to Peromyscus eremicus chromosome 3, PerEre_H2_v1, whole genome shotgun sequence and includes:
- the Cand2 gene encoding cullin-associated NEDD8-dissociated protein 2, which produces MSTAAFHISSLLEKMTSSDKDFRFMATSDLMAELQKDSIQLDEDSERKVVRTLLRLLEDRSGEVQNLAVKCLGPLVGKVKEYQVETIVDTLCANMRSDKEQLRDIAGIGLKTILSELPPAATGSGLAINVCRKITGQLTSAIAQQEDVAVQLEALDILSDMLSRLGAPLGTFHASLMHCLLPQLSSPRLAVRKRTVVALGHLAASCSTDLFVELADHLVDRLPGPRAPASPAAIRTLIQCLGSVGRQAGHRLGAHLARLVPLVEEFCNLDDDELRESCLQAFEAFLRKCPKEMDPHVPNVTNLCLRYMKHDPNYNHDSDEDEEQMETEDSEFSEQESEDEYSDDDDMSWKVRRAAAKCMAALISSRPDLLPDFHCTLAPALIRRFKEREENVKADIFGAYIKLLRHTRPPKGWLEAVEEPTQTGSNLNMLRAQVPLVVKALQRQLKDRNVRTRQGCFYLLTELAGVLPGSLAEHMPVLVSGIVFSLADHSSSSTIRMDALAFLQGLLGTEPAEAFHPHLPTLLPPVMSCVADPFYKVAAEALLVLQELVRTLWPLDSPRLLDPEPYVGEMSTATLARLRATDLDQEVKERAISCVGHLVGHLGDRLGDDLEPTLMLLLDRLRNEITRLPAVKALTLVAVSPLRLDLQPILAEALPILASFLRKNQRALRLATLAALDALAQSQGLGLPPPAVRAVLAELPALVSENDMHVAQLAVDFLATVTQAQPTSLVEVSGPVLEELLRLLHSPLLPAGVLAATEGFLQALVGTRPPCVEYSELISLLTAPVYNQAEDGGPGLHKQVFHSLARCVAALSAACPQEAAGTASRLVCDARSPHSSTGVKVLAFLSLAEVGQVAGPGPQRELKTVLLEALGSPSEDVRAAAAYALGRVGAGNLPDFLPFLLAQIEAEPRRQYLLLHSLREALGAAQPDNLKPYVEDVWALLFQRCENPEEGTRCVVAECIGKLVFVNPPFLLPRFRKQLAAGKPYTRSTVITAVKFLISDQPHPIDPLLKSYIAEFMESLQDPDLNVRRATLTFFNSAVHNKPSLVRDLLDDILPLLYQETKIRRDLIREVEMGPFKHTVDDGLDVRKAAFECMYSLLESCLGQLDICEFLNHVEDGLKDHYDIRMLTFIMLARLATLCPAPVLQRVDRLIEPLKATCIAKVKAGSVKQELEKQDELKRSAMRAVAALLTNPEVRKSPSMADFSTQIRSNPELTTLFESIQKDSASGPSMDPMELS